One Primulina eburnea isolate SZY01 chromosome 4, ASM2296580v1, whole genome shotgun sequence genomic window, CCAGAGGACACTGAAGAAAAATGCTATTGTAAACACAAACTTTGACACGAGATGGATAGATGTCTGAGATTCATTATCCGTGAAAAATCCATCAAACTCAATGATGGAACCGATTCAACCAGTCTAATTTTAGCATTATCACAGCAAAATGATGGAGGCTTGAACCAGAACCCTTCGGCTTCACAGAAACGGCAAAAAAACAAAGGAGAGTCAATCAAGGAAATCAACAAATTAAATCCACGTGCAAATAGCATTTGagaaataatatgatatgaaaACGAACATAATTGTAACCCAATACTAAAAGCAAAACAACCATGGACTCGGTAGTAAAAACACAATTCGCCACActtttaagatatttaatttaatttaatatatatatatatatatatatatatatatatatatatatatatatatatatatatatcccatgGACTCGGTAGTAAAAACACAATTCGCCACActtttaagatatttaatttaatttaatttatatatatatatatatataaatatatattgagatataaaaaaaaatctatttagATGGGAATAGATAGAGATGGCCATGTTTAGTcaactttatatatatagagtAATAATGGAAGATTGGTAATATCTACATTTTTGCATGTTTAGTCAACTTTATACATATAGATAGTCAactttctttatatatatatattaaatgcgACAAAAATGTAGATGTTGACCGACGAAATGCAAAATCACTTACACAactgaaaataattatttataatctCAACAATTCAATATCTTATACATGACAGTGAATAACTAATTACTGAAGCCAAAGAATTCgaattaatattatgattcgAATTTATTCGGAACAAatttaattaatcttttaatttaatgatttgAAACAAAGTAAtttattcttttaaaaatttgaaagagaTTAAGAAAAGAGcagtgtgtctcatgtgagaccgtctcacatattcTAATTTGTGAAATGAGtcaaccttactcatattcacaataaaaagtaatattcataccataaaaaataatactttttcatggatgacacaaataagatattcgtttcacaaatacgacccgtgagatcgtctcacacaaatttttgtcttaagaaaaatataatattatatgggatgaaaaaaagaaaattatggattgatttatttaattgttaaataccTTAAAGAATATTAGAGATTAAtagaaatattataattaaccATATCTGAAATATAAATTGTTTCAGAATTTGATGCTCCCTCGTCTATCTTGCTCATCAAACTTCAAATTAAACTGATCATAACTACTAGCTTTAGAGTATGTCTTGGATTTGGATCATAACCATATCAATAATCCCATGTCTTTATCTTCTGCAAGAACTGCTAACCCTGCAAAGGAAGAAGAACCTTCCTCCAGGACCAAAAGCTCTTCCAATTCTAGGCCATTTCCATCTATTGGGCAGAAAACCACACGAGAACTTGCGCCATTTAGCTCAACAATATGGCCCGATCATGTATATGAAATTTGGCTCGGTGCCGATCATAGTTGTCTCCTCCCCAGCGGCTACCGAGCTCTTTCTCAAGACATACGACCATGTTTTCTGTGACAGGCCGCGACTCCAGGCTGCAGATTACCTTAGCTATGGCCACAAAAACATAGTCTTCGGAAAGTACGGCCCGTACTGGCGAAACATGCGTAAACTCTGTACGTTGGAGCTGCTCACCAATCTCAAAATCAAACAGTTTCAACCCATGAGGAAGTCTGAGATTGACCTTTTTGTCGACTCGCTGAAATTGGCTGGTGACACTGCTGTTGATATGAGCGCAAGAATTACGAATCTCAGCACTAATATTCTCTGTTCGTTGGTGTTCGGGAAGAAGTACGAGGATAGAGATTTGAATGAAGAAGGTTTCAGAGCTGTGGTGAAGATGACAATGAAGGAGGCGGGGGCTTTTAATATCGGGGACTACTTTCCATATCTTAGGTTTCTTGTTCTTCAGGGTTCTGCACGAAGATTGAAGGTTTTAAGCATGATTTTTGACAAGTTCTTTGAGAAGATTATAGATGAACATGTTGAGAACAAGAAAGACCAGAAGCAAGCAAGGGATTTTGTTGATACGATGATGGAGATTATTGAATCCGGAAAAGCCGGATTCGATTTCGATCGACGCCATGTCAAAGCCGTGCTCTTGGTAATTGTTTTCTTCCCTTCGAATCAAGTGTGTGATCGACAAATTTCTAACATTAGTTAAAACCTTTTTTAAGAGTTGACTCTTGTTATCTATCTGTTAATACATAGATTAATATTATCTTGATCTTGGTTTTTCTGTGCTATTCTCTATATATAGCTAGCCAAACAAGAATTTGATCAAGTGAAGAGATTGTCTAGCTACGAAGTGAATTTCAAAATTTACATGTTATAATCTTGTATACTAATATTTTCAACTAgactatcatatatatatatatatatatgtttgagaCCTAACATTTTGGTTGAGAAAAATTTAGAATCTACTTTCTCCATTTCTTCTTTCCCTTACAGGATATGTTATTAGCTGGAATGGATACTTCCGCAGCAACAATAGAATGGACACTTTCGGAAGTCATTAGACATCCTCATGTGATGAAGAAACTTCAGAAAGAACTAAAACAAGTTGTGGGTATGGACCAAATAGTAGAGGAATCACATCTTGATCAGCTGAAATACTTGTATTCTGTCGTAAAGGAGACATTCAGGCTACACCCTGTCGGCCCATTTCTAATCCACGAGTCAATGGAAAATTGTGTTGTCCAAGGATTCGACATACCAAAACAATCACGAATCTTGGTGAACGTATGGGCGATTGGGAGGGATCCTAACGTTTGGACTGACCCTGAAAAGTTTATGCCAGAAAGATTTCACGGGGACAACATAGATCTTCGGGGGCATGATTTTATGCTCATACCGTTCGGATCCGGTCGAAGAGGATGCCCCGGATTACAGTTAGGCCTAACAGTTGTTCAACTTATTGTGGCACAATTGGTGCATTGTTTTGATTGGCATCTTCCCAATAGTATGTCTCATAGCAGTTTAGACATGACTGAACACTTTGGTCTGGTGACGGTGAGAGCTAATCACCTCGTCGCCATTCCGACATATAGATTGAATGACAAATGAATTAATAGAGATCTAAGAATTACAAAACATGATCAGATCGTTTCATTGAGATTGAAATATATAGGCTATGTTtggttcattttttatttaaaccgCAAGCCCTTGATTATGATTGAAAGTCCTCACTATTTATGTTATTTGTGTGATTAAAAATCCCTCTCAAAAGGTGTGATAATGTATACTTTTTGAATAGTAATCATGAAAATATTGTATATTGACCATAATACACTTGAATTGTCTTCttcaatataatataaaaattaaaattagtgaaaatttaataattaatataatatttaaatttttattataattttttataaattaatttcatatatttttattattttcaatcattttaaagaaaataaattgtaatacaaatatatcttaaattaaatttttataaatttgtaatcttgttaaataatttttttatgaaaataaatatttattaaattataatttattttgtttaatgattaccgtaatattttcaaatatatttctaataatattttttttcaaataattttttttttgaatccgGCTCCGGATTGTACTACTTTTATAACGCTCTCAATTTTGCAATATTTTACTAAATaccttttaaatttatattattttcaaaaaaaaaaacccttctATAGGTGagcaagatttcggttaaatcgaattaaccgaccgaaccgagccaattcggaaattcggttcggttatttcggaaatttgggtttcaaattaaaaaattctgttatatcggttaattcggttcggttacggttttcaaaattttgaaatcggttaaccgaattaaccgatataataaatattattatttaataaattttttttatttatcaatttttataaatattttaatttttaattttaaaatcaatataatatgtattaatttGGTTCGTTTTCATCggttataaaaattaattcggtcggttcAGTTATGGGTAATTCAGTTCGGTCGATAACCAAATTAACCGAATGCTCACCTTTACTTCTACCTAGTAGAAAGAAAGATTTTGTGTGCTATTaggccatctccaacccataAATCTATTTTGGTGCAGTTTCTGCATCAAAATAGTGCAGTTTCTGCACCAAATATAGTATTCATCTCCAACCCATTTACTTAAGATCTTacactaaaaaaatatattcctAGAATATTCCatttgtttactatttatttataaatttaacaatataattataattaatgttaatattagttattaaatgtataatttttaaatttagtgatataattataattacattttataattattgatgatttagtttgtttattctttattatatttacatttaaattaTCTGAATtcgaatttgtatttttattttaactgTGTACttgaatgtttaaatattattcaataaatttatgTGTTAGATGTTTAAttatcaaattatttaaaaatatatttataaatttatataattaaatattttaatttttattattaaatatctaattattaaaataataaaaaatatattatttaaatatatctaattattaaattaatataataataatatcatgttattagataaataatatttataattcttaaatatttataattaaaaaacaaaaaaaattaaaaaaaaaaaaagaaatttccCTGCGCCCATTTGGCGCAGAGGGAAACAATTTGGCGCAGAGGGAATGGGAGGTGAGCTATTTTGAAGATAGCGCCAAAATGGCGTTTTTAAAGCGCACACCACCATTCTCTTGATTTTCTGAGAATATGATAGAGCCATTTCCAAGAACTATACAAATACACAAGTGTTTTCTACTtctgttattttttttatattttaggcGAAAACAAATGGTTACATCCGCAGATATCATTCTGAATCTGGCTTTGTTCCGGTTGAAATAGATGTTTGTGTGGACTCTGGGTATGTTGCCTGTCCATactctatttttttattttatttttacgcaTCAACAATTTCCTttagttttttgttttttaaatgaaaaCGACATTCTTTAATagagtaaaaaaataattatacaaatacacTGAGAACTTAAATTATGTTTTTTCTTGAATTGGCTTTATAAGCAACAATAGAgtgatataatttaaaataatatttttgacatatttttagttatataaaaaataatatttttcttatatcattactaaaaattttttttaataaaaactaatatttttagCTTAATAACAACAGTACTTTTGAGTTAAAcaagaataatttttttgattaaaaaattaataattttcttcgCAACATAAATAACACAAAATTTTGCTCATACAAAATCTATATCTATTTCtatatatgaatttgaattgtgaatttacataaatatacttatcttcatttaataataatcattaatacttgttatttttttgtgaatttacacactccatttttattttaattttttgttttctatgtttttcatctattaattaatgaaatttaaaataaattgaatagaaatgaattttagtctTCATTTTCTGTGATGAAATTTGTATTCCAttgaaaaaaacattttaatgaaatttgaaacaataatattaataaatattttcttgtttattttctaTCAGATATTAATGActtctaaaataaattgaagaaaaatgaaatttaacCATATTTTTTgggataaaatttaaatttatctttcattttttgaaatgaaattTACACTCTATttttaatacatatacatacatatacatatatatatatacacacacacacactttaatgaaatttaaattaaataaaagaataatGAAATTTGCATTTTCGTTTGATTACTATTTTTTAacttaataataatcattaatacatgttttttttttgtgaatttacacactccatttttattttaattttttgtttttcatatttttcatctattaatctatatttatataaatatatgaatgtgaatcgtgaatttacataaatatacttaccttcatttaataataatcattaatacatgttatttttttttgtgaatttacacactctatttttatttaaattttttgtttttcatgttcttatctattaattaatgaaatttaaaataaattgaatagaaatgaattttagtctTCATTTTCTGTGATGAAATTTGTATTCCAttgaaaaaaacattttaatgaaatttgaaacaataatattaataaatattttcttgtttattttctaTCAGATATTAATGActtctaaaataaattgaagaaaaatgaaatttaacCATATTTTTTgggataaaatttaaatttatctttcattttttgaaatgaaattTACACTCTATttttaatacatatacatacatatacatatatatatatacacacacacacactttaatgaaatttaaattaaataaaagaataatGAAATTTGCATTTTCGTTTGATTACTATTTTTTAacttaataataatcattaatacatgttttttttttgtgaatttacacactccatttttattttaattttttgtttttcatatttttcatctattaatctatatttatataaatatatgaatgtgaatcgtgaatttacataaatatacttaccttcatttaataataatcattaatacatgttatttttttttgtgaatttacacactctatttttatttaaattttttgtttttcatgttcttatctattaattaatgaaatttaaaataaattgaagagaaatgaattttagttTTCATTTTCTGTGATAAATTGTActctatttaaaaaaaaacatatttttaatgaaatttggaacgataatattaataaatattttttttatttattttctatcAGTTATTAATGACttctaaaaaaaagaaaaatgaaattaacCACTATTTTTTgggataaaatttaaatttatctttcATTTTTACACTCtatttgtaaaatatttatttatttatttatttaatgaaatttaaattaaataaaaaaataattaaatttgaattttgtttgattacaattttttattaattaaggaattttaaaataaatcggaAAAAATGAGGTTTACACTATTGTTCAAAATTTTATAGTTCTCCAATTTTTAGTAGATTTTATGTGAAACAGTTTTATTGTTATATAGTCCTTAGAGGAGCTGCAGTTATTTCAaaagtgaaaaatattttttttcacgaTTCAAGTTGGATATGAGACATATTTCACAAAATTCACTCGTGAAACAACCTCATAGGAGTTTATgtgtcaattttatttttaacttaaataaattaacatctatgaataaataaataataataattaatatacttctcttcgcttgtttgttttttccatctatttatttaatatattctaaattaaatttatctttCATTTTTTGAAATAAGATTTACACTTCTAATTTTTAGTAGATTTTATGTGAAacagttatttttttaaaataatatctttaataaaatttataataataataataaatatatattctattgtttgttttttttttctcaactACCAAttaattctaaataaaattcaacaatATGAAATTTAGCCACTATTTTTTGAAATGGAATGTATACTTTATTTGTTAATGGAATGTATactttatttgttttaaaaaatatatctttaatataatttaaaatgaatagaagaataataaaatttacaatatattttcacaaaacaaattatattcttaatttaaaaataattcttttttGTTTGACTTAtctctttttttgtttgatttatgaatttttataattcTTCGATttttgaattggtattatgtgaGCCTGTCTCATGGATTATCTTTCAGATGGGCCAACCGGTCAATTTTCAGAGTGAAAAACAATGAATTTTCATTATTATGGTAGGATATGAGACATGTTCCCGTGAAATAGCCTCGTAAGAGTTTTCATGCAATTCATATTTTAAACTTGAGTAAATCAACATCCATTAACAACGTAAATAATACACGActaataaatttgaaaactctAAAAAATTGTGTGAATTTACATATATGTCTTTATTTTCGTTAAATACTATTAATAAATACATGTCTTTTTTTGTTCGTTTTCAGGTATTAATGAATTTGATaataattgaagaaaaatgaaattttatttttggaatgaaatttacagcttattttttaaaaaaaatgtatatatttaatgaaatttaaaataagcgACACAATATCAGCAGCGTAACTTACGAAATCTTCACAGGAGTTCACTCATCCCAATACTACCCTCACTCTTGCACGCTTAATTTAACAAAACTGAATGATAgtgaaagatttatcttttagtTCAGATGTTGCTTAATCTTTATGTCAAAAGTTATATTTGTTACTCACGACGCAAtatttatttcttataattgtgatttacTGTACAAAGCCCTATACTAAGCAAATAGTGAACATAATGAGGATTGCATTGACGTGGCTGTCAATTTGCCAAATTGTAAAACCCTATGCATGACAAACACGAATAATTGTTTGGTACCATAAGAAAACActtcaaaaaaatcaaaatgagtttaaattaattttatgtcTAATAATTACTCTTATATACATCAAATGGATAGAAAAtgagaaataaaaatgaattcaaATCGTTTTTATGTAAAACAAATTACCAATACCCAACCCAAGTTTTAGATCACACTAAAAAAAGGTGATCATTATTTTACTTCTGTATGTTACAGGTATAGAATAACAATCACAATtaaagatgagaatgagattgcaAGAATAACattatttggaaaagttgcggCATTTTTTGTTGGATGTTCTATTGAAGATTTCATTCAAAATCATGATCAGGATAAAGCAAACAAATGATTttatatttacataaatattgCATCTAACAATAAAAATTTTCAATTCAGAATTTATCAAATaacacatataaagattcgctGAATCAACAAAGCTCAACACATTCTTGTTCAAGTTGAATAATTCAGTGGAAAAACGTGATGAAGTTAAAAATTGTGGCAGAAGCTATTGAGATATATGACAATTATCCAACAACAAATGTCAATATCAGGAAACGGAAATCTTGGAAAATTATCAAGCCAACTAAACAAAGCAGTGTACCACCAAATgtagaaaaatcaaatgaaataaatatcaaCAAAAACATGAAGATCCATCAAGACGAAGATGAAATAAAGATTCGAGATGAAGAACCAATTGCCAAGTACAAAAAAAAGAGATAAGAAGATAAAAACCGACGGGCACAAAAAGATTTCAagatgttttcaaatcaaagacaagaaaatatGATGATTTCATTTGTaaccaaataattaattatttatctattaaaagttattcttatttcaaaaataatttaaacatatttaaataaaattatcaaTTATCTATGTTTCTCAATGTGCAACACGGTTGATGAGATGCTAGCATAAGGGTAGTACCCTCACACCACATCTAAGGGTTTAATTTTGATTTGGACATGTGGGGTCTACATAAATTTATGGACCCCACATATCCAAATCAATTTTAGGCCTTTGGATCTAGCATTAGGGTACTATCCTTATGCTAGCATGAAATAATCCGTGCGGGTTCAACACACGTGCATTTATTtagttatatataaatattggaTTTCTTATGCTTTTTGAATTTCTAAAAGCTAAAAAAATACAGATGAGAAAAGAAGCCAAATCGCTAGATTATACAATAATGATCAGACAAAAAATGATTAAATGCTTATTTGAATTACATAAAATCTAATTCTTACAACACCAAAGAAATCAGTTTTATCCAACTAAAAATTAAACACAAGGTCCTGAACCACAAATTACAGTATTAATAAATCTAAATTACAAGCTTCTCCCATTAATGCTACTTGAGGGCTTTAAACATCCACTGAGAGGACTCTTCTTACGCTTCCCACGCTTCTTCCTTCCATTGTACATAAAGTCCAGCAGAATCACAGTTTTGCTCTTGAAGATCTTGCTTCTCCCCTTGTTTTTCTTCTCATCCTCGCTTTTCAGCAAAATATATTGAATTTTCTGAAGCTCTAGCTGCAACCGGTCAATCTTCTCGGACTCTTTTCGGGCCTGTTCTGTAATCTTTGTTCTCTGCATTATCTTGGATCCGTTTGGTGATGAAACTTCATATTGACAAGGGATTTCTTCGATATTTTCT contains:
- the LOC140830675 gene encoding cytochrome P450 71AU50-like — protein: MSWIWIITISIIPCLYLLQELLTLQRKKNLPPGPKALPILGHFHLLGRKPHENLRHLAQQYGPIMYMKFGSVPIIVVSSPAATELFLKTYDHVFCDRPRLQAADYLSYGHKNIVFGKYGPYWRNMRKLCTLELLTNLKIKQFQPMRKSEIDLFVDSLKLAGDTAVDMSARITNLSTNILCSLVFGKKYEDRDLNEEGFRAVVKMTMKEAGAFNIGDYFPYLRFLVLQGSARRLKVLSMIFDKFFEKIIDEHVENKKDQKQARDFVDTMMEIIESGKAGFDFDRRHVKAVLLDMLLAGMDTSAATIEWTLSEVIRHPHVMKKLQKELKQVVGMDQIVEESHLDQLKYLYSVVKETFRLHPVGPFLIHESMENCVVQGFDIPKQSRILVNVWAIGRDPNVWTDPEKFMPERFHGDNIDLRGHDFMLIPFGSGRRGCPGLQLGLTVVQLIVAQLVHCFDWHLPNSMSHSSLDMTEHFGLVTVRANHLVAIPTYRLNDK